From a region of the Etheostoma cragini isolate CJK2018 chromosome 22, CSU_Ecrag_1.0, whole genome shotgun sequence genome:
- the zgc:112332 gene encoding retinol dehydrogenase 12, with translation MFCRSVCCNRWSSVERLDGKTVIITGANTGIGKETARDLARRGARIVMACRDLERAEEARTDILEDTGNENVVIRKLDLSDTKSIRVFAELINKEEKQVNILINNAGVMMCPYSKTVDGFEMQLGVNHLGHFLLTYLLLDLIKRSAPARIVVVASVAHTWPGLRLDDINSERSYDTMKAYGQSKLANVLFARLLAKRLQGTGVSVFSLHPGVVQSDLWRHQHQCIQVAVKIFRMFTKTTLEGAQTTIYCAVESGLDSQSGGYFSDCAPARCSRAASDDDLSQKLWEISCNMLGISWQ, from the exons ATGTTCtgcag GAGTGTTTGCTGTAACCGTTGGTCATCTGTGGAGAGGTTAGATGGGAAAACGGTCATCATCACAGGAGCCAACACTGGCATTGGAAAAGAAACGGCCAGGGACCTGGCAAGAAGAG GTGCTCGGATAGTCATGGCCTGCAGAGACCTGGAGAGGGCAGAGGAAGCCCGGACCGACATTTTGGAAGACACAGGAAATGAGAATGTGGTCATCAGGAAACTGGATCTCTCTGACACCAAGTCCATCCGAGTGTTTGCTGAACTCATCAACAAAG AGGAGAAACAAGTGAACATCCTGATAAATAATGCAGGCGTCATGATGTGTCCCTACTCTAAGACTGTTGACGGGTTTGAAATGCAGTTAGGTGTTAATCATTTGG GTCACTTCCTGTTGACTTACCTGTTGCTGGACCTCATCAAGCGTTCAGCTCCAGCCCGTATTGTCGTTGTGGCATCAGTGGCCCACACCTGGCCCGGTCTTCGACTGGATGACATCAACAGTGAAAGGAGTTATGATACCATGAAGGCCTATGGGCAGAGCAAGTTGGCTAACGTCCTCTTTGCACGCTTACTTGCCAAACGGTTACAAG GTACAGGGGTGAGCGTATTCTCTCTGCACCCGGGTGTGGTGCAGTCTGACCTGTGGAGGCACCAGCACCAGTGTATCCAGGTGGCAGTGAAGATCTTCAGGATGTTCACCAAGACAACACTGGAGGGAGCACAGACCACCATCTACTGTGCTGTGGAGTCAGGCCTGGACAGCCAGAGTGGAGGGTACTTCAG TGACTGCGCTCCTGCAAGGTGTTCGAGGGCAGCTTCTGACGATGACTTGTCCCAAAAACTATGGGAAATCAGCTGCAACATGCTTGGCATCTCCTGGCAGTGA
- the sec61g gene encoding protein transport protein Sec61 subunit gamma, producing the protein MDQVMQFVEPSRQFVKDSIRLVKRCTKPDRKEFQKIAMATAIGFAIMGFIGFFVKLIHIPINNIIVGG; encoded by the exons ATGGATCAGGTAATGCAGTTTGTAGAGCCCAGCCGGCAGTTCGTCAAAGACTCCATACGGCTCGTTAAGAGATGCACAAAGCCCGACAGAAAAG AATTCCAGAAGATTGCCATGGCCACAGCGATTGGGTTCGCCATCATGGGTTTCATTGGTTTCTTTGTCAAACTTATTCACATCCCCATCAACAACATCATTGT TGGTGGTTAA